A single region of the Sus scrofa isolate TJ Tabasco breed Duroc chromosome 17, Sscrofa11.1, whole genome shotgun sequence genome encodes:
- the FASTKD5 gene encoding FAST kinase domain-containing protein 5, mitochondrial — MALVICRRFPGSFCGTPSCPALIKNHINKKLLDQTCEDCVLTAKMIGTDTRMAATLKLLKPLRYRAFCSPFACSATQSVVSWNVGSCTWHKRQDSPENSLCHPLRKVNMCSTSASWRSLTTSRTLPGLEFSRASASKASTLKLGSPRAGRVGEEDIETFDSFEDPRIFLQLRPEYQLHSYNRSETCQPLSVSEGELILSKVTIYQDNLQPQIIVDYFCKLSSLPAEQHPVLLSSASFAVLCQLSVKNVQLFDVPDLISILKAFVTLGIPHSHSMLDVFETRFCHKVWEMSLDQLLLVADLWRNLGRRVPRFFKIFFSYLNLHWKDLSLTQLIHLIYIIGESRQAPQELMQKLESLILKYIDLINLEEVGTICLGFFKSSSSLSEFVMRKIGDIACADMQHLSSYALVNILKMFRFTHVDHVNFMKQFGQIAPQRIPSLGVQGVMHLTLACSALRILDEGVMNAVAASLPPRVAHCRSKDVAKILWSFGTLNYKPPNTEEFYSSLIDEIPRKMPEFNRYPEHLLTCLLGLAFSEYFPTELIDFALSPGFVRLAQERSKFEVTKELYTLDGTVGIECPDYRGNRLSSDLQQEGSEMLWNLAKKDMSAKPEFLEALFLLQTMLGGPQYIKHHMILPHTRSSDLEVQLDVNMKPLPFNREATPIEDVAQLRLKHVGISLTDDLMSQLLQGRARGHSQRETESDTGQQPMKLEAASIPVGGSFCNMADRLGAMEMAGPCPPASVQAPKLKLAIQLTNKNQYCYGSRHLLGLHNMKRRQLNQLGYRVVELSHWDWLPLLRRTRLEKLAFLHEKVFTSAL; from the coding sequence ATGGCTCTTGTGATATGCCGAAGATTTCCAGGCAGTTTCTGTGGAACGCCTTCCTGTCCAGCTCTAATCAAGAACCATATAAACAAGAAATTGCTTGATCAGACCTGTGAGGACTGTGTTCTGACTGCCAAAATGATCGGTACTGACACCAGAATGGCAGCCACTCTGAAGCTGTTAAAGCCTTTACGATATCGAGCATTTTGCAGTCCTTTTGCCTGCAGTGCAACCCAGAGTGTGGTAAGTTGGAATGTGGGCAGCTGCACATGGCACAAGAGACAGGACTCTCCAGAAAACAGTCTCTGCCACCCTCTCAGAAAAGTTAACATGTGTAGTACCTCTGCTTCTTGGAGGAGTCTCACTACCAGCAGGACCCTCCCCGGGTTGGAGTTCAGCAGGGCTTCTGCCTCTAAGGCCAGCACCTTGAAGCTGGGCTCACCCAGGGCCGGGAGAGTTGGTGAAGAGGATATAGAAACTTTTGATTCTTTTGAAGACCCTCGAATATTCCTACAGCTACGACCAGAATACCAGCTTCACAGCTATAACAGATCTGAGACTTGTCAGCCCTTGTCTGTTTCAGAAGGTGAACTAATTTTAAGCAAAGTCACAATTTATCAAGATAATCTCCAGCCTCAAATTATTGTTGATTATTTCTGTAAGCTGAGCTCTTTGCCTGCAGAGCAGCATCCTGTTTTGCTGTCCAGTGCCAGCTTTGCTGTGCTCTGCCAACTGAGCGTGAAAAACGTACAGCTCTTTGATGTCCCAGATCTGATCAGTATTTTGAAAGCATTTGTCACTTTAGGAATCCCTCATTCCCATTCAATGCTCGACGTATTTGAAACCAGATTTTGCCATAAGGTGTGGGAGATGAGTCTGGATCAACTTCTCTTGGTAGCTGACCTCTGGCGGAACTTGGGCCGCAGAGTACCTcggttttttaaaatcttttttagttATCTTAATTTGCACTGGAAAGATCTGTCCTTGACCCAGTTGATTCACTTAATTTATATTATAGGTGAAAGTCGTCAGGCACCCCAGGAGCTGATGCAAAAACTGGAATCATTGATCCTCAAGTACATAGATTTGATCAATTTAGAGGAAGTTGGTACAATctgtttgggattttttaaatcaagtagtAGTCTCTCTGAATTTGTCATGCGGAAAATTGGAGATATAGCTTGTGCTGACATGCAGCATCTGAGTAGTTATGCCTtagtaaatattcttaaaatgttccGTTTTACTCACGTGGATCATGTAAATTTCATGAAGCAGTTTGGACAGATTGCTCCTCAGCGAATTCCTTCCCTGGGAGTTCAGGGTGTCATGCACCTGACACTGGCCTGCTCGGCCTTACGCATCCTGGATGAAGGGGTGATGAACGCTGTGGCTGCTTCTTTGCCTCCTAGGGTAGCACACTGTCGAAGTAAAGATGTTGCCAAGATTCTGTGGTCATTTGGAACTCTGAATTATAAGCCACCCAATACAGAAGAGTTTTATTCCAGCCTGATAGATGAGATTCCCAGAAAGATGCCTGAGTTCAACCGATACCCAGAACACCTGCTCACTTGCCTGCTGGGCCTGGCATTTTCTGAGTACTTTCCAACAGAGCTCATAGATTTCGCTTTGAGTCCAGGGTTTGTCAGGTTAGCTCAGGAGAGAAGTAAGTTCGAAGTCACTAAGGAGCTGTATACTCTTGATGGTACAGTTGGCATTGAGTGTCCAGATTATAGAGGCAATCGCCTTAGTTCTGATCTTCAGCAAGAGGGGTCAGAAATGCTGTGGAATTTAGCAAAGAAGGATATGAGCGCAAAGCCCGAATTCCTAGAAGCTCTCTTTTTACTTCAGACCATGCTGGGTGGGCCCCAGTACATCAAACACCATATGATTTTGCCTCATACTCGATCCTCCGATTTAGAGGTTCAGCTTGATGTTAACATGAAGCCATTACCGTTTAACAGAGAAGCCACACCGATTGAAGATGTAGCCCAATTAAGGCTTAAGCATGTGGGAATCAGCCTTACAGATGATTTGATGAGTCAGCTACTACAAGGGAGAGCAAGAGGACACTCCCAGAGGGAAACAGAGTCAGACACTGGGCAGCAGCCCATGAAATTAGAGGCGGCGTCCATTCCTGTTGGGGGCTCCTTTTGCAATATGGCTGACAGATTGGGGGCCATGGAGATGGCTGGCCCGTGTCCTCCAGCTTCCGTGCAGGCGCCAAAACTGAAGCTGGCTATTCAGTTGACAAACAAGAACCAGTATTGCTATGGTTCCAGGCATCTGCTTGGACTGCACAACATGAAGAGGCGGCAGCTGAATCAGCTTGGGTACCGTGTGGTGGAGTTATCCCACTGGGACTGGCTCCCGCTACTGAGACGAACTCGCTTAGAAAAGCTGGCATTCCTCCATGAGAAAGTGTTCACCTCTGCTCTCTGA